From Sulfuracidifex tepidarius, one genomic window encodes:
- the prpB gene encoding methylisocitrate lyase, with amino-acid sequence MVIPGVFNPFSAMLAKRSGFSAVYLSGGGLTSSLGLPDLGTITLDEVEWVLQRITETVDVKVVVDADTGFGEVLNVFRAVKRLERAGAWAIQIEDQVMPKKCGHLKGKEVVRPEAMVEKIRTALKAREKSIIIARVDSRSVLGMRDAIERAKRYLDAGADVIFPEALETKEEFSEFKKELGNVRLLANMTEFGRTPLITADEFREMGYSMVIFPVTAFRVAAKAMKEAYDVLAKEGTQSSLMDKMMTREEQYDVVNYYFYEDLDSSMSKGL; translated from the coding sequence ATGGTAATACCCGGGGTCTTCAACCCGTTCTCAGCCATGTTAGCTAAGAGGTCTGGGTTCTCAGCCGTTTACTTATCTGGCGGAGGGCTCACCTCCTCCCTGGGTTTGCCTGACCTAGGGACCATAACTCTGGACGAGGTAGAGTGGGTGCTCCAGAGGATCACGGAGACAGTAGACGTCAAGGTCGTGGTGGATGCAGACACGGGGTTTGGTGAAGTGCTCAACGTGTTCAGGGCGGTGAAGAGGCTGGAGAGGGCCGGGGCGTGGGCGATCCAGATAGAGGACCAAGTCATGCCCAAGAAGTGTGGTCACCTCAAGGGGAAGGAGGTAGTACGCCCTGAAGCGATGGTAGAGAAGATAAGGACAGCACTTAAAGCCAGGGAGAAGTCCATCATCATCGCTAGGGTTGACTCCAGGTCAGTCCTCGGTATGAGGGACGCGATAGAGAGGGCTAAGAGGTACCTTGATGCTGGTGCAGACGTTATCTTTCCAGAGGCGTTAGAGACCAAGGAAGAGTTCTCAGAGTTCAAGAAAGAGTTAGGTAATGTGAGGCTTCTAGCTAATATGACGGAGTTCGGCAGGACTCCCCTCATCACTGCAGACGAGTTCAGGGAAATGGGCTACTCTATGGTCATCTTCCCTGTCACAGCCTTCAGGGTCGCGGCGAAGGCTATGAAGGAAGCTTACGACGTCCTGGCTAAGGAAGGGACTCAGTCCTCCCTTATGGACAAGATGATGACCAGGGAAGAACAGTACGACGTTGTAAACTACTACTTCTATGAGGACCTAGATAGTTCTATGTCGAAAGGTTTATAG
- a CDS encoding CBS domain-containing protein, with protein sequence MIQEKIKKIITRPMVTVTQGTSLLNAVKLMASQGIGSVIIVDNQGKPIGIFTERDLLMAIARGESTNTSIEKIATIGKLITVNEEDSVGKAAKLMHEHNIRHLVVVNQEGAAVGVISIRDIISEKHLLSAISSEPGDEWVGGD encoded by the coding sequence ATGATTCAAGAAAAAATTAAAAAAATAATCACACGCCCCATGGTTACAGTCACTCAAGGTACGTCGCTCCTGAACGCGGTGAAACTGATGGCATCTCAAGGGATAGGGTCGGTAATCATAGTGGACAACCAAGGGAAACCTATAGGCATATTCACTGAGAGGGACCTTCTCATGGCTATCGCGAGGGGAGAGTCAACTAACACTTCAATAGAGAAGATAGCTACGATTGGGAAGTTAATAACAGTGAACGAGGAAGACAGTGTGGGCAAGGCAGCGAAGCTGATGCATGAACACAACATAAGGCACTTGGTGGTCGTGAACCAGGAAGGAGCAGCTGTAGGTGTAATATCTATCAGGGACATAATAAGCGAGAAGCACCTCTTGTCGGCGATATCATCAGAGCCGGGGGATGAGTGGGTGGGTGGTGATTGA
- a CDS encoding MmgE/PrpD family protein — protein MKDQLLNMIVGHYSSYSLAGEDELKMRLLDALAVAYAARRERIPFSLTLIQGDVPSLMGMTSVDSAAFVNTFLIRYLDFNDTFLGLEPLHPSDMIGGLLALGYVQDSSGEDLLHAMGLGYDVGVSLCKTTSLRKKGFDHVNFLGIGAAVASGYLLSLSEEQLRNAVSLTVVPHVALRETRSGKLTSWKAGAAAEAVRNAVFSSLLAKSGMEGPPLPFQGKYGFTSLVARDMDLSRFKPNVEVRNTAIKEFPVEYHAQAAVEASLKAEWSGKIESVLVETYEAAVSILADEDKWNPENRETADHSLPFTVSYSLLRRDFWLDSYSHIHDRDVRDLMKLVQVREVKEFSQEYPEKLPVRLTVNSSSVEVDVPKGYPTNPMTMEEVEAKARRLGLPEKVISLVRELEEVKVKDLVREIT, from the coding sequence ATGAAAGATCAGCTACTTAATATGATAGTCGGGCATTACTCCTCCTATTCTCTTGCGGGGGAGGATGAGCTGAAAATGAGGCTGCTGGACGCGCTCGCCGTTGCATACGCCGCCAGGAGGGAAAGGATTCCCTTCTCTCTAACGCTCATTCAGGGAGACGTCCCGTCTTTGATGGGGATGACCTCAGTGGACTCAGCAGCTTTCGTGAACACTTTCCTGATCAGGTACCTCGACTTCAACGATACTTTCCTTGGACTGGAACCGCTGCACCCTAGCGACATGATAGGGGGACTCTTGGCCTTGGGATACGTTCAGGACTCATCAGGGGAAGATCTGCTCCACGCTATGGGGTTGGGATATGACGTGGGGGTGTCTCTCTGTAAGACCACTTCCTTGAGGAAGAAGGGCTTCGACCACGTCAACTTCCTCGGAATAGGAGCCGCAGTAGCGTCAGGGTACCTCCTCTCCCTCAGCGAGGAACAGTTGAGGAACGCGGTCTCCCTCACCGTAGTCCCACATGTGGCATTACGTGAGACTAGGTCGGGGAAGCTGACTAGCTGGAAGGCAGGAGCTGCGGCAGAGGCGGTTAGGAACGCGGTATTCAGCTCCCTCTTAGCTAAGTCAGGGATGGAAGGACCGCCTCTTCCGTTTCAGGGGAAATACGGTTTCACTAGTTTGGTAGCTAGAGACATGGACTTGTCAAGATTCAAACCTAACGTAGAGGTCAGGAATACCGCGATAAAGGAGTTTCCCGTAGAATATCACGCCCAAGCTGCGGTGGAGGCGTCGCTCAAGGCCGAGTGGAGCGGGAAAATCGAGAGCGTCCTTGTGGAAACCTATGAGGCAGCGGTCTCCATACTTGCTGATGAAGATAAATGGAACCCCGAGAACAGGGAGACCGCTGACCACAGCTTACCTTTCACAGTCTCGTACTCCCTCCTCAGGAGGGACTTCTGGCTCGACAGCTATTCTCACATACATGACAGGGACGTCAGGGACCTCATGAAGTTAGTTCAGGTTAGAGAAGTGAAGGAGTTCTCCCAGGAATACCCGGAGAAGCTTCCCGTGAGGCTCACTGTGAACTCTTCCTCAGTAGAGGTCGATGTCCCTAAGGGGTACCCGACTAACCCCATGACAATGGAGGAGGTAGAGGCGAAAGCCAGGAGGCTGGGGTTACCAGAAAAGGTTATCAGCTTAGTAAGAGAACTGGAAGAAGTGAAGGTGAAGGATCTTGTCAGAGAAATTACCTGA
- a CDS encoding ABC transporter ATP-binding protein has translation MKAIEVKNLSFSYLNTSHPAITVDDFSVDEGETVLITGKSGEGKSTFISCINGVIPHMTNGELKGEVTVMGMEVKKTPIHKLSSVVGTVLQDPESQTINYTVEEEVAFGPENLKLPPEEIRERVEESLEITGISHLRSEVIYNLSGGELQRTVIAGALAMRPQVMIFDEPTSNIDPEGTNRIFSLIEQMRGKKTILIVEHKVERVLRFVDRVIMIEKGKIKFDVRKDELIDHVDEMVSNGIDIPDHFVYSKKLGIKSLDVFEVKQKMVERGVKLEPYLRFKRNLDPVLDAWVKVSSKEGKELVNASLRLNRGEVYSLMGMNGAGKSTFLKAIVGFLDKDVVVESKISANGVDISKAPIYKRGELVGYLPQNFDLSLITSTVFKEVAFPLKAKKVKDWEEKAKKILEDFDMIKYRNRDPLALSMGQRRRVAMASAVASGAKILLMDEPTSGQDFYHKELLGKEINQLREKGYSFLIVTHDARFAYRYSDRIGLLHKGKMVLEGTPEDVFLKSADYGVEPPSDYLLRCR, from the coding sequence TTGAAAGCAATAGAAGTCAAGAACCTATCTTTTTCTTACTTGAACACATCTCATCCTGCAATAACTGTAGATGACTTCTCCGTAGACGAAGGGGAGACTGTCCTGATAACAGGGAAGTCGGGTGAAGGAAAGTCTACGTTCATAAGCTGTATTAACGGTGTAATACCTCACATGACTAACGGTGAACTGAAAGGAGAGGTGACGGTGATGGGGATGGAAGTTAAGAAGACCCCCATCCACAAACTCTCTTCAGTGGTAGGTACTGTGCTTCAAGACCCAGAGTCTCAGACCATAAACTATACGGTGGAAGAGGAAGTAGCATTCGGTCCTGAGAACCTGAAGTTACCCCCTGAGGAAATAAGGGAGAGGGTAGAGGAATCCCTTGAGATCACAGGGATATCTCACCTGAGAAGTGAGGTAATTTACAACCTTTCAGGAGGAGAGCTCCAGAGGACAGTAATAGCAGGTGCATTGGCTATGAGACCACAGGTGATGATATTTGATGAGCCCACTTCAAACATAGACCCAGAAGGGACAAACAGGATATTCAGTTTAATTGAGCAGATGAGAGGGAAAAAGACAATCCTCATAGTCGAGCACAAGGTGGAGCGAGTACTCAGGTTCGTTGACCGTGTGATCATGATAGAGAAGGGTAAAATAAAGTTCGACGTGAGGAAGGACGAGCTAATAGACCACGTTGATGAGATGGTCTCTAACGGGATAGATATTCCCGACCACTTCGTTTATTCCAAGAAGCTCGGCATCAAGTCTCTAGACGTGTTCGAGGTTAAACAGAAAATGGTTGAGAGAGGAGTGAAATTGGAACCTTACCTCAGGTTCAAGAGGAACCTTGACCCCGTGTTGGACGCTTGGGTCAAGGTGAGTTCGAAGGAGGGAAAGGAGTTAGTTAACGCTTCCTTGAGGTTAAACAGAGGTGAGGTCTACTCCCTCATGGGTATGAACGGCGCGGGGAAGTCGACTTTCCTTAAGGCAATAGTGGGCTTCTTAGACAAAGACGTCGTGGTCGAGTCTAAGATTTCAGCGAACGGGGTCGACATATCGAAAGCCCCTATATACAAGAGAGGAGAGCTAGTAGGTTACCTCCCACAGAACTTCGATCTGTCGCTGATCACCAGTACCGTATTCAAGGAAGTAGCTTTCCCCCTGAAGGCGAAGAAAGTAAAGGACTGGGAGGAGAAGGCGAAGAAGATACTGGAAGACTTCGACATGATCAAGTATAGGAACAGAGACCCTCTAGCTTTGAGCATGGGACAGAGGAGGAGGGTAGCGATGGCTTCAGCAGTAGCGTCCGGTGCAAAGATACTCCTGATGGACGAACCTACCTCTGGACAGGACTTCTATCACAAGGAGTTGTTAGGCAAGGAGATAAACCAATTGAGAGAAAAAGGATATTCATTCCTGATCGTGACCCACGACGCTAGGTTCGCCTATCGCTACTCAGACAGGATAGGGTTACTCCATAAGGGTAAGATGGTGTTGGAGGGAACTCCTGAAGACGTGTTCCTCAAGTCTGCAGACTACGGTGTAGAGCCACCTTCAGACTACTTGTTGAGGTGTAGATAA
- the gltA gene encoding citrate synthase, whose translation MMQVSRGLEDVIIKTTSLTFIDGEKGILRYRGYDINDLMNASYEEVIYLMLYGDLPSRGELEEVKSIINESYDVPESVINVIFSLGRSCDPIGMMETAFGALASVYNPAWDKERDKETALKIIAKASTVTCNVMRAKEGLKPKVPEPSESYAKSFLRSSLDKEPDELEVKAMDNSLVLYTDHEVPASTTAGLVTASTLSDMYSCVTAALAALKGPLHGGAAEGAFNQFVDIGSPEKVEEWFSRKMEEKKRIMGFGHRVYKTYDPRAKIFKRLAESLSSRKPEAKTYFKIASKLDEVGEKHLSEKKLFPNTDFYSGILFYSMGFPVYMFTPIFALSRTLGWTSHFIEYVEEQHRLIRPRAAYVGAEKREFVPLEKRS comes from the coding sequence TTGATGCAGGTCAGTAGAGGGCTAGAGGACGTCATAATTAAGACGACTTCCCTCACCTTTATAGACGGAGAGAAAGGCATACTCAGGTATAGGGGATACGACATAAACGATCTGATGAACGCCTCATACGAGGAAGTGATCTACCTCATGCTTTACGGTGACCTACCTTCTAGAGGAGAGCTGGAAGAGGTGAAGTCAATCATAAACGAATCATATGACGTACCTGAGAGCGTGATTAACGTGATTTTCTCCTTGGGGAGGAGCTGTGACCCTATAGGCATGATGGAGACTGCGTTCGGGGCTCTAGCTTCGGTTTACAACCCAGCGTGGGATAAAGAGAGGGACAAGGAGACTGCGTTGAAGATCATAGCAAAGGCTTCTACTGTAACGTGTAACGTGATGAGGGCTAAGGAAGGCCTGAAGCCGAAAGTACCAGAGCCTTCAGAGAGCTACGCCAAGAGCTTCCTTAGGTCATCCCTTGACAAGGAACCGGACGAGCTAGAGGTGAAGGCGATGGACAACAGCTTGGTCCTTTACACGGACCATGAGGTCCCCGCTTCCACTACCGCGGGTCTGGTCACAGCTTCAACTCTTTCAGACATGTACTCCTGCGTAACTGCAGCTTTAGCAGCGTTGAAGGGACCTCTCCACGGCGGTGCAGCTGAGGGTGCGTTCAACCAATTCGTGGACATAGGGTCTCCTGAAAAGGTAGAGGAATGGTTCTCAAGGAAAATGGAGGAAAAGAAAAGGATAATGGGGTTCGGGCACAGAGTTTACAAGACTTACGATCCGAGGGCTAAGATATTTAAACGACTAGCAGAGAGCTTATCCTCGAGAAAACCAGAGGCTAAGACGTATTTTAAGATCGCATCTAAGCTAGATGAGGTAGGAGAAAAACACCTTTCAGAGAAGAAGTTGTTCCCGAACACTGACTTCTACTCAGGGATATTGTTCTACTCCATGGGCTTCCCCGTCTACATGTTCACACCTATATTCGCGCTTTCGAGGACGCTCGGGTGGACTTCCCACTTCATAGAGTACGTCGAGGAACAGCACAGGCTCATAAGGCCTAGGGCAGCATATGTCGGAGCCGAGAAGAGGGAGTTCGTTCCTCTTGAGAAAAGAAGCTAA
- a CDS encoding M20/M25/M40 family metallo-hydrolase, with protein MEKGDLYEFLKIDTTSAKGKGEEGAKFLVDYMTDHGIEARLIRHKAVNPYVVGELNVGAERTLLVYNHYDVQPVEPLDKWNTDPFNPTEKEGKIYARGVADDKGSLIARLQSIFELKKEGKLKVNLKFIYEGVEEIGSPNIEDFLEDYKDQLRSDYVLWEGAGRGPDNSPEIVLGVKGLLYVEVRDKTPKDLHSMYAPIVRNPAWELVNFLNSLRSDGKVNLKGFYDRVRWLTEEEARLMKGVKQEMESSLSQSVPENFMRKLVEEPTCNIAGLYAGYIGEGSKTVIPSYAFAKIDFRLVPDQDPEEVLKSLLSVIPQQFEVKVWGKVKPYRTSLKSEIASALISSARRTYNVDPSVLPNSPGTGPMEAFARILNNNQIADGVGVDNSSSNIHSFNEWIHVEDYLLAQRWMRELLLELGNMP; from the coding sequence ATGGAGAAGGGAGACCTTTACGAGTTTCTTAAGATAGACACTACCTCAGCTAAAGGGAAGGGAGAGGAGGGAGCTAAATTCCTCGTCGATTACATGACTGATCACGGGATTGAGGCCAGACTGATCAGGCACAAGGCAGTTAACCCTTACGTAGTCGGAGAGCTGAATGTTGGAGCGGAGAGGACTCTTTTGGTTTACAATCACTACGACGTTCAGCCCGTGGAACCGCTTGATAAATGGAATACCGACCCTTTCAATCCCACGGAAAAGGAAGGGAAAATATACGCTAGGGGAGTTGCAGACGATAAGGGGTCTCTCATTGCCAGACTCCAGAGCATCTTCGAGCTAAAGAAGGAAGGTAAGCTCAAGGTTAACCTGAAGTTCATCTACGAGGGGGTCGAGGAGATAGGAAGCCCGAACATAGAGGACTTCCTTGAGGACTACAAGGATCAGCTTAGGTCAGACTATGTTCTATGGGAGGGAGCCGGAAGGGGTCCAGACAACTCACCGGAGATAGTTCTGGGCGTCAAAGGTCTTCTTTATGTAGAGGTGAGGGACAAGACTCCAAAGGACCTCCATTCCATGTATGCACCCATCGTGAGGAACCCGGCCTGGGAGCTAGTGAATTTCCTCAACTCGTTGAGGAGTGACGGAAAGGTTAACTTGAAGGGATTTTACGATAGAGTGAGATGGCTCACTGAGGAGGAGGCTAGACTCATGAAAGGGGTTAAACAGGAGATGGAGAGTTCCCTGTCTCAGTCAGTCCCCGAGAACTTCATGAGGAAATTGGTGGAAGAGCCTACGTGCAACATAGCTGGTCTCTACGCGGGGTACATAGGGGAGGGGTCTAAGACAGTCATCCCGTCATACGCTTTCGCGAAGATAGATTTCAGGCTAGTCCCTGATCAGGACCCTGAAGAGGTGTTGAAGTCACTCTTGAGCGTGATCCCTCAACAATTTGAGGTAAAAGTATGGGGAAAAGTGAAGCCTTACAGGACGTCGTTGAAGAGCGAGATAGCTTCAGCCTTAATTTCCTCAGCTAGGAGGACTTACAACGTTGATCCGAGCGTTCTGCCTAACAGCCCCGGTACGGGCCCTATGGAGGCTTTCGCAAGAATTTTGAATAATAACCAGATAGCGGACGGAGTGGGCGTAGATAACTCAAGCTCTAACATTCACTCTTTCAACGAGTGGATACACGTTGAAGATTACCTCCTGGCACAGAGATGGATGAGAGAGCTCTTGTTGGAATTGGGGAATATGCCTTGA
- a CDS encoding lactate/malate dehydrogenase family protein, with product MTKIGFIGTGKIGQTIAFNTLMGGYVDEAVLYDIIPDLPEKFEHELRHALASRRLKTEVLGTNSLDDVTSCDVVVVTAGKPRKPGMDRRDLFVENAKIIASLAKELPKRNDAIYVMVSNPVDMMASIFMKVSGKYTISTGDQVETMRMRSFIAKKLKVPVNYVNGYVGGEHGDDAVILWSTVTVKDQLVGDKVDKEEVERYVKSIPGDIIKAMGGTTWGPGTIIEEIIRSIVLNENKVMSIAFPHYFEDEIVHISEPVVVGRKIGPSLESLLDEKDRWHLISATKDFYSFYKESLNRIQILA from the coding sequence ATGACCAAGATAGGATTCATAGGTACGGGAAAGATAGGTCAGACAATTGCGTTCAATACATTGATGGGAGGTTACGTAGACGAGGCAGTACTTTACGACATAATTCCAGACCTCCCCGAGAAGTTCGAGCATGAGCTCAGACACGCCTTAGCCTCGAGGAGACTAAAGACCGAAGTCTTGGGAACTAACTCCTTAGACGACGTGACCTCCTGCGACGTCGTAGTGGTCACCGCAGGTAAACCGAGGAAGCCTGGAATGGACAGGAGGGATCTCTTCGTCGAGAACGCGAAAATCATAGCGAGTCTAGCCAAGGAGCTGCCGAAGAGAAACGACGCCATATACGTGATGGTCAGCAACCCAGTGGACATGATGGCTTCCATATTCATGAAAGTGTCCGGAAAATACACGATAAGCACAGGAGACCAAGTGGAGACTATGAGGATGAGGTCGTTCATAGCTAAGAAGCTGAAGGTTCCAGTCAACTACGTGAACGGTTACGTAGGAGGTGAACATGGTGACGACGCGGTGATCCTGTGGAGCACGGTGACTGTGAAAGACCAACTCGTAGGTGACAAGGTCGACAAGGAGGAAGTAGAGAGATACGTTAAGTCTATCCCTGGAGACATAATAAAGGCTATGGGAGGTACCACTTGGGGTCCGGGCACGATAATAGAGGAAATAATACGCAGTATAGTGTTGAATGAGAACAAGGTCATGTCCATCGCTTTCCCTCACTACTTCGAGGACGAGATAGTTCACATCAGCGAGCCCGTCGTGGTAGGAAGGAAGATAGGTCCATCCCTGGAGTCCCTCCTGGACGAGAAGGACAGATGGCACCTCATATCCGCAACTAAGGACTTCTACAGCTTCTACAAGGAAAGCTTAAATAGGATACAGATTCTTGCTTAA
- a CDS encoding energy-coupling factor transporter transmembrane component T family protein, with product MDPLLYNIYDNVMSWFFYFFGITFPIYALIGVIGIKGFLTITRYEKGDSFLYRLNPVTKIAMGLVVMTIAAITIWWVGAILTVIGLGIYLTLKDGKRKFFLGLFLTISSIIGSAWGIATYTPYSILHYAFGNFNPVVVWVWPSYFSVMGYQHFLTLQGMEYGFQVAMRTTPIFLYSLILVMTTTPSQIVRALTKIKLPIEVIFSMVVAMRSLPRIFEAIDTSVKMQFLKGRGYGASKWKMPIYMLVGVFYAIVPTLIYLLRGAKYTQMSADTRAFRAYKDRSYLYDIKFSREDYIMLALFAIGIVLAIVATTMGYGRAVPYVGY from the coding sequence ATGGATCCTCTACTTTACAACATTTATGATAATGTAATGAGCTGGTTCTTCTACTTCTTCGGAATAACTTTCCCTATATATGCTCTCATAGGAGTCATAGGGATAAAGGGTTTCCTGACCATCACCAGATACGAGAAAGGGGACTCCTTCCTGTATAGGCTAAACCCAGTCACTAAGATAGCTATGGGGTTGGTTGTGATGACCATCGCAGCTATCACGATATGGTGGGTGGGAGCTATACTGACGGTGATAGGGCTAGGGATATATCTGACCCTTAAGGACGGAAAGAGGAAGTTCTTCCTAGGCTTGTTCCTCACTATCTCATCCATCATAGGTAGCGCTTGGGGTATCGCTACTTACACTCCTTATAGCATACTTCACTATGCGTTTGGAAACTTTAACCCTGTGGTCGTCTGGGTATGGCCCTCGTATTTCTCTGTAATGGGTTACCAGCACTTCCTGACTCTACAAGGAATGGAGTACGGCTTTCAGGTCGCCATGAGGACAACTCCCATATTCCTCTACTCTCTGATTTTGGTCATGACTACTACTCCCTCCCAAATAGTGAGGGCTTTAACCAAGATAAAGCTCCCAATAGAAGTAATCTTCTCAATGGTCGTAGCAATGAGGAGCCTTCCCAGGATATTTGAAGCTATTGACACGTCGGTCAAGATGCAGTTCCTGAAGGGAAGGGGATACGGAGCATCGAAATGGAAAATGCCCATATACATGCTCGTGGGAGTGTTTTACGCCATAGTGCCAACTCTTATCTACCTCCTGAGGGGAGCTAAGTACACACAGATGTCCGCTGACACGAGGGCTTTCAGAGCTTACAAAGACAGAAGTTACCTCTACGACATTAAGTTCTCCAGGGAGGACTACATAATGCTTGCACTCTTCGCAATAGGTATAGTGCTCGCTATCGTAGCTACTACCATGGGTTACGGGAGAGCCGTACCTTATGTAGGATACTGA